The following DNA comes from Methylophilus sp. 5.
ACGCACCTTTGCCCATTTGCTCGGTGCGGATATGGGCACTGACTTGCTCACCATTAAGATAGGCTTCGCCATGCTCGAATTTGATTACCATATGCGCTGCAATATCCGCCAGTGCGTTTGCATCTGACCACGAGACTTGCTGCTGGTAGGCGGCATAGGCGAGCAGCCGGTAAATGGCACCTGAATCCAGGTAGTGAAAGCCGAACTGTTTGGCAACACGTTCTGCAACACTGCCTTTACCGGAGGCAGACGGGCCGTCAATGGCAATCACAGGCGAAAGAATAATATTAGTCATAAATTTTGCTTATAGATCACTTTAAAACAATGAATTGGATTTTGTTTGTTGGGCTTTATATCATGGCTACATCGACCTTAAGGAGCACAACATGATTAAAACCGCCTCATTTGCCATGCTGCATTTTAGCGTTGCATTCACGATTGCCTATCTAGTCACCGGCAGCCTGTTGGTTGGCGGGCTGATGGCCTTAGTAGAGCCTGCCTGCAATACCGTGGTGTTTTATTTTCACGAGCGTGCCTGGCAGCGTCACCAGCATGGCCATGCTGCAGCAGCTACAGAGCCCGATGAGCATGAGTGGGCTTACGCGGCGTGAGTAAGCTTAAGCTAGCGGGCGATGCTGGCAAATACCTTAAAGTAATCAGGAAACGTTTTAGCTACGCATCTAGGGTCATTAATGGTAATTGGCACACCCGCCAGGCTTAGCAGCGAAAAGCACATGGCCATGCGGTGGTCATCGTAGGTGTCAATCACTGCATTTGGTGTCAGTTGTGCCGGGGGGGTAATTTGAATGTAATCAGCCCCCTCAACCACGGTAGCGCCGACTTTGCGTAACTCTGTTGCCATCGCCGCAATACGGTCAGTTTCTTTAACGCGCCAGCTGGCAATATTGCGCAAAGTGGTCGTGCGCGCCTGGTCTGAGTCGCCTTGGGTAAACATGGCCATCACGCCTAAGGTCATGGCGGCATCCGGGATATGGTTGCAGTCGAGATCAATCGCTTTTAACGACTGTGTTTTTTCGGCACGCACATGGTTGTCGCCATAGCTGATATGGCCGCCCATCAGGTTGGCTGCTTCTGCAAATTGGATATCGCCTTGAATGCTTTGCTGTCCGACCCCTTGAACCGTGACATCACCCGCCAAAATACCTGCAGCGATAAAGTAAGAGGCGCTTGAAGCGTCGCCCTCCACATAGATTTCACCTGGGGATTGATAGTGCGCGGCGGCTGGAATGTGAAAGCGTGCCCATCCATCACGTTGCACCGTTACGCCAAAGCGTTGCATCAGGTTAAGTGTGATTTCAATATAAGGCTTTGAAATTAACTCGCCGACCACTTCAATGGTGGCTGCCTGGCCAGTTAAAGGTAACGCCATCAGCAGGGCAGTTAAAAATTGGCTAGAGACATCACCGCGGATTTTAATCGCCTGGCTGACATTTAGCTTGGCCGGGGAAATTTGCAGGGGAGGGTAGCCCTCATTCGCTAAATAACTCACTTGTGCACCGGCTTGCTTTAATGCATCGACCAAATCGCCGATTGGGCGTTCGTGCATGCGTGCAATGCCATGCAGGTGGAAATTGCCACCTGAAAAAGCCAGAGCTGCGGTTAGTGGCCTGAACGCCGTACCAGCATTGCCTAAAAACAAATCGGCCTGCTTATTTGGAAATTTGCCGCCGCAACCAGTGACTTGCCAGGCATTTTCACCAATGTTGTTGAGTGTAACGCCCAGCGCCGTTAAGGCCTCCAGCATCCTTGCCGTGTCATCAGAGGCTAGCAAGTCACGAATCACGGTAACGCCATCAGCCAGTGCTGCCAGTAGCAAGGTGCGGTTAGAAATGCTTTTTGAGCCTGGCAAGGTAATTGCGCCTAGCGCCTGGTGTGCAGCGGGTAAATGCAGTTGTTCCATAACAGTGTGTAATTATTGAATTTTAGAGTTGGCCCAGTCGTTGCGGGCACGGCTGGCATGTTCAAACAAGGCATGTAGCGCATCGCCGTTATCTTGCTCGAGTAAAGTCGTCATCTCACTCACGGCCTGCTGGTAGGTTTTAAGTTCGTTTAACAAGGCATGTTTGTTGGCGAGTGCAATATCTCGCCACATTTCAGGGTGGCTACCGGCAATACGTGTAAAGTCGCGAAAGCCGCTGGCGGCAAACTTAAACAGTAATGCTGCGTTATCACGCTTGGCAAAATCTTCTACCAATGCAAACGCCAATAAATGCGGCAAATGGCTAACGGCAGCGAATACGCTGTCGTGTTCTTGCGCACTCATACTCGAAACGATGGCGCCACATTGCTGCCATAATGCTTTTACTTTCTCGACTGCTTGCGGCTGGGTTGCTGCATTCGGCGTTAATATGACATTTTTGCCGATGTATAAATCGGCCATGGCCGCTGCAGGGCCGCTTTTCTCGGCGCCGGCAATCGGGTGGCCGCCAACAAACTGGCCAATATGCTCACCAAGCTCGGCACAGGCATAAGCCATGACATCTGATTTAGTGCTACCCGCATCAGTAATCACCATCTGATCGTCCAGGTGCGGACGAATAGCACGCAAAATCGCTGGTGTTTGCGCCACCGGTGTCGCGATTAATATCAGGTCTGCCCCCGATAATGCCTTGCCGATGTCTGTTTCTGCAGTGTCAATTAATCCAAGCTGGAGCGCTTCTTGTAAACTTTGGCTGGTACGGCCAATTCCGGTGATTTGTGGTGAGTGAGGCTGCTTTTTTAGCGCTAGCGCCACTGAGCCCCCGATCAAACCAACCCCGAAAATCACTATTTTTTTGAACATAGCTGAATTGTACCATGTCATACAAATGCGCTTGAAGTTTGGCTCGCTGGGTTTTCAAGCGTATAATCCCAAGATTGCATTGGGGCTGACCCGGTTTCGACGTGGGTTACAAAGCAGTGCAGGGCATACCGAGGATTCAGGTTCCCTCGTAAATCCATCTGAAAAAGTATAGTCGCAAACGACGAAACTTACGCTTTAGCCGCTTAATCCCGGCTGAACGCTGCACCGAAGAGCCTCTCGGTCGGGCCGGGTAACCGGCAGCAGCGTCATTTAGAGAGGATCGTGTCTTATCGGGTTGCTTGGTAAGGCGTTAAATCTAAGGCAGCTCGTCAGCCATCTGCTTGCTCGTTGGTGGGTGTCTGATTAAATTTAAACAACACAGCTAAGTATGTAGAACTGTCTGTGGAGGGCTTGCGGACGGGGGTTCGATTCCCCCCAGCTCCACCAAAGTGAAGTATTCTGGAGACCACTCCAGACCAAACAAAGCCATTGTTACTCAATGGATTATTGAGCGTAAAAGAAAAGACCATCCTCTCTGGGATGGTCTTTTTTTGTTTTCATGAACAGAGAAATAGAGTGGCCAGTTCATAAAAATGAACAAGTTAGTGGCTCATTTGTAATCCTGAACTTTCAGTCTCAATTTGATAACCAGTAAATATTAAATCTTTAGTTTTGTAAGCTTAACTAAATTAATTTCCCCGTTTTCAAACGCATCAATAACATTATTTTTATCGCTGCAAAGAGTCAAGCTCGGCAATTCGATGACAAACTCTGATTTAACTTCAAGCAGAATGTCGTTATGTATAGTGTTGTGAGTGTCTGTACTATTCTCGGATATCTCTATAATTCTACTAAAAGCACTTGGAGTGTAAGCGCCATCCCAGAATCCATGCGCTGGAAGCGAATTAGTAACTGTAATATCTATGTGATTTTCACTAATTATGTAAACAGTAGGGTACTCATCAAAAGTTATATTTTGCACTTCAAAATTGATATTGTCTGTAAAGTTGACTTCCGTTACATCTCCATAAATATGCTCTGAATAGTCTGAGTAATTGGAACCTAACAATTCTTTCTTAACTAATTTAGAGATATCAACGCTAATATCCTGCTTTTGAACTTTCAGCTCAGTTTTAATGAGACATATTAAGTCATCAAGTTGTCGAGTTCTCTTCGATGCAATATCTTGCTCAATGCATGTTTTTATTTCAGCACGTTCAAAAAGCTCATCTAATGACTCAATAACAATAAAGCTTTTCAGATTGCTTCTAACTTTCTCCTGAAAGTTTTTATCTTTTGATATGAAATACAGTTTATCTTTAAACTTACTGTTCAATCTCAGTAAGACCTGCCAAATAAATGCATCGGGAAGATCATCACGATTTTTAAGTTTTTTAAATGGTTCGCTCCCAGAAAAGTAACAATCGAATGCGTTCTGGGCATCTGTGCTTCCAATTTTATGTATCTCTACATGATTTTCAGTAAGCCATGAATTGAATTTATTTTTAGCTGCCCCAGCTGATTGATTTATTACATGCTCGGAGCTATTAATTAAATTCTGAAGGGATTGTTGGTTTATATCTTGGAGAAGATATTTAGTTGCTTTAGATACGCCATCAATAATTGATTGATTCAATAATCTAAAATCTTCATCAATTGTTGATTCGAACTCTTTTACATTGATTATCGAAGTATGAAGTTTAATCAGGTGTGATTTGGCTAATGTAGACAGCTGACTAAATTTGAATGTGGCCCGGGATTTATCATTTTTAAATTCAGTTGAATCAACAAATATATTTTTCATAATGCAATTTATACCATTTGCCAAAATTAAATTTGATGCAGTATTTAATGTATTATTGATAGTTATTATTATGCATCAGTATAAAACTGGTGATGAATTAATCCTAAGCCATTGAATTTATTTTTATTGATGAGCGTAACTTAAAAAGCCACCTTCGCAAAGATGGCTTTTTTATGCCAGTTTTCCCCCAAACACTTTTTATCCACTGCTTGCTATCTTAAGCGCTCGTTGATTAGCCTAATAGTCGCGTCTTTTTTTAAACGCTTACAGTAACGACGTTTGGTCTGTATGCTCATTTCGTCAAAAAGCATCATTCTCCATAAATACTTGGTTTCAATTAAATCAGCATTGAGCACATGTGCAGTCGCCGTGCTTCTCGGCATTTTTTTACGGTGGCCAGTACGATAGGGTGCCAGTGCGTGCATTTTAATGCTATTCAATTTAACCTCTGGCGCCACTTGTTTTCCGGCCATCCATCGCCTGAGAACATCTGATTTGACATCGATTAAACACCCAAGCTCATGTATGTTCAGTGTTCCGAGATATTCGCCAATCTTGAGACACCAGATTAACGTGTATTGCGTATGCAGTTTTTTTAAACGTTGTTTATCTTGCATAGTGACTCCCCACAAACCAATTGCAAATGACAGTTGGATATTAACACTTGTTTTATTAATGTAAATAATATGAAGGTGTTTTTGCCTAATCATTTTAAATATGGATTTATCGCAATGGTTTTGTATGTGTGCTTTAATATTCGCATAATGTATATTATGTTAAATTAATGATTGAAGTAAAAAATGAACGATAACTGCTGGCATGGTCTGCTTAAGTGCTCTCTTAAGCGTTTGTCATTTTTAAAGTTGACATAATATCTGCAGGCTAATCTGACAAGCTCAACGTCAAAGCCCATTTCAACTAATCGCAATGTTTCTCTTTTGATTAGCCGGTAGTATTGCCGCTTAACTGCCTGGTTTCGGCCTCGCACACGGATATGCCAATAAAGGTTACGTAAATCGTTAAACGCCACAGGTAGCGCGACATATGTTGATTGATCAAATCCCATGCTATTTGTTGGATGCCCATTGATGCCTAATCAGCAGCATCGGAGTGTTCTTCAAATATCTCTCTGAAGCGATCTGCCAGTTTTACAAATGCACTGAGTATCATTGGGTCAAAATGGTCAGGGTGTGTGCGTCCGTCGCCTTGCATGATGATTTCTAATGCAAGCTCATGCGTAAAAGCGGGTTTATATGGGCGCTGGCTACGTAGTGCATCATAAACATCGCTCATGATCATAATGCGAGCAGATAAAGGGATGGCTTCTGCTTTTAAGCCATAAGGGTAGCCGCTGCCGTCCCAATGCTCGTGATGATACAAGGCTATTTCTGCGCCCATGATGGTAAAGGGTGAGCTACTATTGCCCTGCCCTAAAATGCTGTTACCCAAAATGGTGTGCGTCTTCATGATCTCCCATTCTTCTGCGGTATGGACACCGGGTTTGAGCAGAATATGATCGGGAATGCCTATTTTACCCACGTCGTGCAATGGGCTGGCATGATAAATCGTTTCAATAAAATCTGGGCTCATGCCCAAATAGGCTGCGAGTTCTTTGCAAAAAAAGGCGATGCGGTGAATGTGCTCACCGGTTTCTTTGTCTCTAAATTCGGCCGCCCGCATGATGCTAAACATTGAGTCGAAGTAACTTGAGCGTAACTGGGCTGTGCGCTCTTCAACTTGTATTTCTAACGTGCGGCTGTAATCACTCAAAAAGTCGTTATATTCTTTTAGCCGCAATAAATTACGCACCCTGATCCACAGTTCAGCGCGGTCTATCGGCTTGGTGACAAACTCCTCTACTCCGCATTGCAACGCTCGCATTTTGGAGGTGCGGTCGATGAGGGCGGTGAGCATAATAATCGGGATAATTTTGGTCGCCTCATTGTTTTTAAGCTGCTCGGCTAACTCGAAGCCGTTTAAAACGGGCATCATGGCATCGAGCAGAATAAGATCTGGCTGATGGGTCGCTATGAGGTCAAGCGCCATTTTTCCATCATGGGCTTGTAAGGTGGCATAGCCTTCAGATGAGAGCAAAGCCTCTAAATAGCTACGATTATTTTCTTCGTCGTCTACAATGAGTATGGTCTTGCGCGTGACTTTCATATCCATAGTTATCCCCTGCCAGCTAATTTTTAGGTTATTTTTTTAAAGCAAAGCATCTATCGTTTGCAAGAACTCTTTATAGCGAATCGGTTTGGCGATATAGCCATCACAGCCAGCCTGGCGCACTTTTTCTTCATCACCTTTCATGGCAAAGGCTGTGAGTGCGATTATTTTGATATGGCTGGTTTGCGCATCTTGCTTAAGTAGCCGCGCAGCAGTTAACCCATCCATGCCAGGTAACTGTATGTCCATGAGGATCATTTCTGGTGCATGGCTACGCGCGATATTGATGCCATCCAGCGCATTCACGGCTTGCAATACGTCGTGCCCAGAGGTTTCTAAGAGTAGCTGCGCCAGTTTCATGTTGTTGGGGTTGTCTTCAACGATCAATATTGTTGCCATGGCGGCCTTTCTGTTTGCGCCCTTGCGGGTTGTTACGCTTGCCTGACAATGCCCGATGCACTTCACTTAAAAAGTTACCATGGTTGAATTCTGATTTTTCCAGCACGGCGAGCACATGCCCTTTGAGTATATGCTGCTCTTCTGGGCTCAAAAACTTGGAGGTCACTACAATAATAGGGATTTTTTCCGTGCGTTTATCCTGCTTTAACTCCTCGACGACTTCAAAACCATTGATTTCCGGCATCATTAAATCCAGCACAATCAGATCTGGTTTTTGCAGTTTTGCAATATGTGTGGCCTCATTGCCACCATAGGCGCGCAGCACGGTGTGGTGGGCATGCTCTAGATAAGACGAAATAATCTCTACCGCTTTAGGATCATCGTCTACCACCAGTACTTTAAGGCCTGCTTGTGTGTTTTCGGGTTTTGTAAACCCGAGCTTACTCAAGGCTGTTTGCAAGTCATCCGCAGACACAGGTTTTTGTAACACCTGGGCAGCACCTAAAGATAAGCCTCTATTGCTATCTGCAACAATAGACACGATCACCACGGGAATATGGGCCAGCTTATTGTTGGTTTTAAGGGTGGTTAAAAACTCCCAGCCATCCATCCCTGGCAGCAAAATATCCAGCGTAATTAAATCTGGTGGCGTGCCATCGGCCAGAATGGCGAGTGCTATTTCGGCAGTCGCCGCACGCGTCACACGGCAATGGTCAGACTCCAGTTGCAGCCTGATCAAGTCGGCCGCACGGTCATCGTCCTCTAGCACCAGCACATGTGGTGGCTCAGCATTTGGCCACGGCCAGGCTGCCGCCTCTGTGGGCTTAGGGTCTAAGGTGTTACCTAAAGTAGTGCCTGTTGCGTTAGCGATATATTGCAGCCAGACCGTGAAGGTGCTGCCCTGCCCTGGCGTGCTCGTCACTGCAACCGCCCCACTATGCAATTCGGCTAATTTTCGGACCAAAGCTAAACCGAGGCCAGTCCCCTCAAAACGCCTCGATAGCGTGCTTTCAACCTGAACAAATGGTTGAAACAGGCGGTGAATATCCTGTGCTGAGATGCCTATCCCCGTGTCTGTAATTGATAGTTGGATAAACTGTTGGGCATGGCCCAGTGATTCAGCGTTATTGCCTGGATGATCTTTTATGTGTTCAAGCAGGCTGTCGTGCGTCACCAACTGCGCGCGCAGGGTAATTTGCCCACCTTCTGGTGTGAATTTAACGGCATTAGACAGCAAGTTATATACAATTTGCTTCACCTTGCGTGCATCTAGCCAGGCGCTAGCTAAGGACTCTGCCAGCTCAGTATGCAGTTTGATACGCTGCGTCGCCGCTTTTTCTTTAATAATCGACAGGCAGTTTTGCAGGAGTAATTGCACATCGGTGAGCTCTGGCTCAAGCTCCATACGGCCGGCTTCTATTTTTGACAGGTCAAGCACATCGTTAATGAGGGAAAGCAGGTGCTGCCCGCTTTCAAAAATATCATTCACATAATTTTTTTGTTTATCTTCTAGCGCTCCAAGTAAGCCATCGCGCAGGATCTCAGAAAAACCAATAATGGCATTGAGTGGCGTGCGCAATTCATGTGACATGGTGGCCAGAAACTCAGACTTCATTTTGTCGGCTTCTAACAGCTGCTTATTCTTGAGGCCGATTTCCTCACTGCGCAGGTGCAACTGCTCGGCCAGCAGCTTAAGGTCACCGTATTGCTGGATATTATGCAGCGCAACCCCCAGTTGCGCCGACAAGCGCTCAATAAAGGTCTGGTCGCGCTCGCTAATGGGGCGGCTGGCCGCCAACACTAATACGGCCAGACTTTTTTCTTGATGGGTCACCGGGCAAATGATGATGCCCGCAGGTTTTAGCGAGAATAAGCCGGTTTCAATCGTGAGTGAGGCGAATGCTTCCGTATCCGTGATGATAAGCGTTTGATTGTGTTGAATGGCGGCGCCAATCACGCCATCCCCCAGTTTGAATTCATGCAGTATAGTGGACGGTACTGCATGGGTACTTTCTACGCGATAAAAACCACTCCATTCGTCATAGCTATAAATGGCCGAGACCGGAAATGCGTGGTTTCTGGCCAGAATCTCCAGCATGCCTGGCAGTATCTGTGTGCGGTCATAATTAGCATTAAACAACCTCAAAACTTCACTGTGAGTTTGATCATAAATTGCCGCATTTGTCAGGTCATATTCAATCTGTTTAAAGTCGGTCACATTGCGCGCAACGGTCGATAAATGGGTCGGAACACCCTCTGCATCACGGTGCACAACGATCACCTGAGACACCGGAATCTCGCCACCTGCACGGTTAATATAAGCGGTCTCGCCACTCCACAGCCCGGTATTGAGCGCAGCAGGAATGGCTGTTTGATGAATCAAATCTGTCGCCCAGGCGGGGCGCATATGGCCAATGGCCTGGCCTGCGATTTCTTCATGCTCGCCAATCCCTAACAGCTTGCGCCCGCCGCGGTTAAGGTAAAAGTAATCACCTTGCAGGTTGGTGTTGGCAATTAAGTCGGGAGAGGCATCCAGAATATCTGTCAGTCGTTTTTGTTCGGCGGCTGTGTTGCGGCGAATGTTGAGGTCGCGTTGGATGCGCCAGATGAGCAACGGGAAAAAAATAAGAATCGCCACCGACATTACCGCAAACAAAATCAACAGGTCTTTGGCATGGCTTTGTTCGGACAGCGTACGGTCAGCAAGCAGATTTTGCTCTTCCAGTGACATGGCGCTAAAGACGCCACGAATTTCCAGCATATCTTCGCGGCGAATCGAGTCTTTGCGCAGCATTTGTTTGAGTGTCTCGACTGAGCTGGTACGTGCCGCATCAGTTATTTGATTAAAATAAATGATGCGCTTGTCAATCAAGCGCCTGAGTTGTGTGATTTGTTGCTGCTGGAAGCTGTTATCTTTGGTCAGCACCGCAAGCGCTGTGATGTCTTGCTGCAGCTCCGCCAGGGCAGCATCGCGGCGCGCAATCGCGCCATCATCACTAGTTAAAAGAAAACCGCGCTGTGAGACTTCCAGTTGATTGAATAAGGTCAGTCCTCTTTCAAGCTTTGAAATGACCTGATTAGTGTGGCTCACCCAGCGATTGTTTTCTGAGAAGCGCTGCAGATAGATCATGCTCGTAATGCCGAGGATGACTAACAGCGCAAAAAAGCTCATGAATCCATAAATAATCATGGATTCTAGCGCCCATAACTTTTTGCCTTTTGAATTCAAACCGACGCAAACCTGCTATCAAGCATTATGACTCCCGTCTTGTTATTAACATTTAAGGGGCTATCAGTTGCTACGCCTATTACAAATAGGATGATTCATTTATACAGTGAGGCCTGGTGAAGGCGGTAAGGCGTGATACCGCATGCAGGCTTTTTTTAAAACATTTATGCCTATGCAGTAAGTGTGCTTAATTTATGCGTAGCCGTCTCGCCTGTCAATTGTAATTTTACGTTGATGGTTTAAGGCACAGATAAGCGAGGATCACTCACATAAAAAAAGGGCTCAATGAGCCCTTTTTTAACTTCACGCTGTAAACGTTACTTATTTAGATTTACGACGGCTAACCAAGCCCATCAAACCCAAACCAGCCAGCATCAAAGCATAAGAGTCTGCTTCTGGCACTGGTGTCAGTGGATTGATGTTGAAGCTAACGTTGAAGTCACCGCCCAAG
Coding sequences within:
- a CDS encoding DUF2061 domain-containing protein, translating into MIKTASFAMLHFSVAFTIAYLVTGSLLVGGLMALVEPACNTVVFYFHERAWQRHQHGHAAAATEPDEHEWAYAA
- a CDS encoding HD domain-containing phosphohydrolase codes for the protein MDMKVTRKTILIVDDEENNRSYLEALLSSEGYATLQAHDGKMALDLIATHQPDLILLDAMMPVLNGFELAEQLKNNEATKIIPIIMLTALIDRTSKMRALQCGVEEFVTKPIDRAELWIRVRNLLRLKEYNDFLSDYSRTLEIQVEERTAQLRSSYFDSMFSIMRAAEFRDKETGEHIHRIAFFCKELAAYLGMSPDFIETIYHASPLHDVGKIGIPDHILLKPGVHTAEEWEIMKTHTILGNSILGQGNSSSPFTIMGAEIALYHHEHWDGSGYPYGLKAEAIPLSARIMIMSDVYDALRSQRPYKPAFTHELALEIIMQGDGRTHPDHFDPMILSAFVKLADRFREIFEEHSDAAD
- a CDS encoding prephenate dehydrogenase/arogenate dehydrogenase family protein, which translates into the protein MFKKIVIFGVGLIGGSVALALKKQPHSPQITGIGRTSQSLQEALQLGLIDTAETDIGKALSGADLILIATPVAQTPAILRAIRPHLDDQMVITDAGSTKSDVMAYACAELGEHIGQFVGGHPIAGAEKSGPAAAMADLYIGKNVILTPNAATQPQAVEKVKALWQQCGAIVSSMSAQEHDSVFAAVSHLPHLLAFALVEDFAKRDNAALLFKFAASGFRDFTRIAGSHPEMWRDIALANKHALLNELKTYQQAVSEMTTLLEQDNGDALHALFEHASRARNDWANSKIQ
- a CDS encoding response regulator yields the protein MATILIVEDNPNNMKLAQLLLETSGHDVLQAVNALDGINIARSHAPEMILMDIQLPGMDGLTAARLLKQDAQTSHIKIIALTAFAMKGDEEKVRQAGCDGYIAKPIRYKEFLQTIDALL
- the aroA gene encoding 3-phosphoshikimate 1-carboxyvinyltransferase; this translates as MEQLHLPAAHQALGAITLPGSKSISNRTLLLAALADGVTVIRDLLASDDTARMLEALTALGVTLNNIGENAWQVTGCGGKFPNKQADLFLGNAGTAFRPLTAALAFSGGNFHLHGIARMHERPIGDLVDALKQAGAQVSYLANEGYPPLQISPAKLNVSQAIKIRGDVSSQFLTALLMALPLTGQAATIEVVGELISKPYIEITLNLMQRFGVTVQRDGWARFHIPAAAHYQSPGEIYVEGDASSASYFIAAGILAGDVTVQGVGQQSIQGDIQFAEAANLMGGHISYGDNHVRAEKTQSLKAIDLDCNHIPDAAMTLGVMAMFTQGDSDQARTTTLRNIASWRVKETDRIAAMATELRKVGATVVEGADYIQITPPAQLTPNAVIDTYDDHRMAMCFSLLSLAGVPITINDPRCVAKTFPDYFKVFASIAR
- a CDS encoding PIN domain-containing protein → MKNIFVDSTEFKNDKSRATFKFSQLSTLAKSHLIKLHTSIINVKEFESTIDEDFRLLNQSIIDGVSKATKYLLQDINQQSLQNLINSSEHVINQSAGAAKNKFNSWLTENHVEIHKIGSTDAQNAFDCYFSGSEPFKKLKNRDDLPDAFIWQVLLRLNSKFKDKLYFISKDKNFQEKVRSNLKSFIVIESLDELFERAEIKTCIEQDIASKRTRQLDDLICLIKTELKVQKQDISVDISKLVKKELLGSNYSDYSEHIYGDVTEVNFTDNINFEVQNITFDEYPTVYIISENHIDITVTNSLPAHGFWDGAYTPSAFSRIIEISENSTDTHNTIHNDILLEVKSEFVIELPSLTLCSDKNNVIDAFENGEINLVKLTKLKI
- a CDS encoding response regulator, which produces MSFFALLVILGITSMIYLQRFSENNRWVSHTNQVISKLERGLTLFNQLEVSQRGFLLTSDDGAIARRDAALAELQQDITALAVLTKDNSFQQQQITQLRRLIDKRIIYFNQITDAARTSSVETLKQMLRKDSIRREDMLEIRGVFSAMSLEEQNLLADRTLSEQSHAKDLLILFAVMSVAILIFFPLLIWRIQRDLNIRRNTAAEQKRLTDILDASPDLIANTNLQGDYFYLNRGGRKLLGIGEHEEIAGQAIGHMRPAWATDLIHQTAIPAALNTGLWSGETAYINRAGGEIPVSQVIVVHRDAEGVPTHLSTVARNVTDFKQIEYDLTNAAIYDQTHSEVLRLFNANYDRTQILPGMLEILARNHAFPVSAIYSYDEWSGFYRVESTHAVPSTILHEFKLGDGVIGAAIQHNQTLIITDTEAFASLTIETGLFSLKPAGIIICPVTHQEKSLAVLVLAASRPISERDQTFIERLSAQLGVALHNIQQYGDLKLLAEQLHLRSEEIGLKNKQLLEADKMKSEFLATMSHELRTPLNAIIGFSEILRDGLLGALEDKQKNYVNDIFESGQHLLSLINDVLDLSKIEAGRMELEPELTDVQLLLQNCLSIIKEKAATQRIKLHTELAESLASAWLDARKVKQIVYNLLSNAVKFTPEGGQITLRAQLVTHDSLLEHIKDHPGNNAESLGHAQQFIQLSITDTGIGISAQDIHRLFQPFVQVESTLSRRFEGTGLGLALVRKLAELHSGAVAVTSTPGQGSTFTVWLQYIANATGTTLGNTLDPKPTEAAAWPWPNAEPPHVLVLEDDDRAADLIRLQLESDHCRVTRAATAEIALAILADGTPPDLITLDILLPGMDGWEFLTTLKTNNKLAHIPVVIVSIVADSNRGLSLGAAQVLQKPVSADDLQTALSKLGFTKPENTQAGLKVLVVDDDPKAVEIISSYLEHAHHTVLRAYGGNEATHIAKLQKPDLIVLDLMMPEINGFEVVEELKQDKRTEKIPIIVVTSKFLSPEEQHILKGHVLAVLEKSEFNHGNFLSEVHRALSGKRNNPQGRKQKGRHGNNIDR